Proteins encoded in a region of the Streptomyces sp. NBC_01471 genome:
- a CDS encoding AMP-binding protein, producing MRSADTFAELVQRQWGDQRPGLSSGDLVLSHHRIASGAAARAALLVDLLPAGAEPHIGVLLHNTPEFPLWLSAAALAGAAVAGINPTRRGAELARDIVHTECRVLITSRELLPLLDGLDLPGVRMLVTDSDAYRELLAPYADAVPGEAVAAPVSPAARMLLYFTSGSTGAPKAAICTQGRLAAAGQSLVGHFGTDRDDVHYICMPLFHGNAVIANWAPAVAGGAAVALRPRFSASRFLDDVRAHGATYFTYVGRAVQYLLATPERPDDRVHPLRTGFGTEAGAVDAARFAERFGVRLVEGYGSSEGGAAVQRTPDTPPGAIGRSAPGDDLAVVDPDTLGERPRAVFDERGRLTNGTDAIGELVNRGPNPFEGYWRNEAADADRRRGGWYWTGDLFYRDTAGFLYFAGRTDDRLRVDSENLAAAMIENILARWTDAVAVAVYAVPDPVAGDQVMAALALREGAAFDPVAFADFLGEQPDLGTKMAPAYVRIVPAMPVTATNKVHRVGLRREGFRCGDPVWRAVDGAYGRLTAQDVERLVAEYGARGRADLLAR from the coding sequence ATGAGGAGCGCAGATACCTTCGCGGAGCTCGTACAGCGTCAATGGGGCGATCAGCGACCCGGGTTGAGCTCCGGTGACCTGGTCCTGAGCCACCATCGCATCGCCTCGGGTGCTGCCGCGCGGGCCGCGCTTCTCGTGGACCTGCTCCCGGCCGGAGCCGAGCCCCACATCGGGGTGCTGCTCCACAACACCCCGGAATTCCCGCTCTGGCTGAGCGCGGCGGCCCTCGCGGGGGCCGCCGTCGCCGGGATCAACCCCACCCGGCGCGGGGCCGAACTGGCCCGCGACATCGTGCACACCGAGTGCCGCGTGCTGATCACCTCGCGGGAGCTGCTGCCGCTGCTCGACGGTCTGGACCTGCCGGGCGTACGGATGCTGGTCACCGACTCCGACGCGTACCGCGAACTGCTCGCCCCGTACGCGGACGCCGTCCCCGGCGAAGCCGTCGCGGCGCCGGTCTCCCCGGCCGCGCGGATGCTCCTCTACTTCACCTCGGGCTCCACGGGCGCTCCCAAGGCCGCGATCTGCACCCAGGGCCGGCTGGCGGCGGCCGGACAGTCCCTGGTCGGCCACTTCGGAACCGACCGGGACGATGTCCACTACATCTGCATGCCGCTGTTCCACGGCAACGCGGTGATCGCCAACTGGGCCCCCGCCGTGGCGGGCGGCGCGGCCGTCGCGCTGCGCCCCCGGTTCTCGGCCTCCCGCTTCCTGGACGACGTACGGGCCCACGGCGCCACGTACTTCACCTACGTCGGCCGCGCCGTGCAGTACCTGCTGGCCACCCCCGAGCGCCCCGACGACCGGGTGCACCCACTGCGGACAGGTTTCGGTACGGAGGCGGGGGCGGTGGACGCGGCACGCTTCGCCGAACGGTTCGGTGTGCGGCTGGTCGAGGGGTACGGATCGTCGGAGGGCGGCGCGGCCGTCCAGCGCACCCCCGACACACCCCCGGGCGCGATCGGCCGGTCGGCGCCGGGTGACGACCTGGCGGTGGTCGACCCGGACACGCTCGGCGAGCGGCCCCGCGCCGTCTTCGACGAGCGCGGCCGACTCACCAACGGGACCGATGCGATAGGGGAGTTGGTCAACCGGGGGCCCAACCCCTTCGAGGGGTACTGGCGCAACGAGGCCGCCGACGCCGACCGCAGGCGCGGTGGCTGGTACTGGACGGGCGACCTCTTCTACCGCGACACCGCGGGCTTCCTCTACTTCGCGGGCCGTACGGACGACCGGCTGCGGGTCGACAGCGAGAACCTGGCCGCCGCCATGATCGAGAACATCCTCGCCCGCTGGACGGACGCGGTGGCGGTCGCGGTGTACGCGGTGCCCGACCCGGTGGCGGGCGACCAGGTGATGGCTGCGCTGGCCCTGCGCGAGGGAGCCGCTTTCGACCCGGTGGCCTTCGCGGACTTCCTGGGCGAACAGCCCGACCTGGGAACGAAGATGGCGCCCGCCTACGTACGGATCGTCCCCGCGATGCCGGTCACGGCGACGAACAAGGTGCACCGTGTGGGCCTGCGCAGGGAGGGGTTCCGCTGCGGCGATCCGGTGTGGCGGGCGGTGGACGGCGCGTACGGACGGCTGACGGCGCAGGACGTGGAGCGGCTGGTGGCGGAGTACGGGGCGCGGGGACGCGCCGACCTGCTGGCCCGGTAG
- a CDS encoding SMI1/KNR4 family protein — protein sequence MNAETFDWRRFLTRWSEEWADAQGDFGELSPDDAEDRQRRWLGVAPATGADIAAMEARLGYEMPPSYREFLRVSDGWRHAGGFVWTLAGTREARWHEDTSGLGEDFDELWGDEDGPEEVRAQVGLWSRGLQLDVESDATYVLLDPEDVGPDGEWAVRVWAHWRASDPERYPSFAAFMVAMHQEFHQLESGRDGQDGAPAFVNETTRAQDAAVDTARTAALRGRHEEAARLLEEAQKYGRPHASELLHQIGQLGGRHANGRQLPHPDNPRFLTELLPLHATAHPGGGRPMDGRHFADPELFPDTAQAAADILREVSEGTYRYRPGGGFGEAVDEARELARWGDTDGAWRILRAAVPVWKPLGPDHIAPVGLLADPVLAPLLTTRRRLELLATPRGGERGPAPAPACDKDPGGLSWLARPGGLRPGQSSPGDYRMVLVEGVAPEELPALLGSAPGTALSPPLRRWDVSRHHRPGRRSSSSYDDKALLSVGRAGAGWSFGIDDSPNGFSTDRLVSPARAASARGGRAIVVWGQSGRDTPLFHVSAARGGTPLYAFTVRDGMIEDSSGDLPAELAPGPLGFDSPGTAAHTAAAARALDAIADRYGVALPRLALTKGRLHSFESMSWIRPPGPGEPYVIMGIG from the coding sequence ATGAACGCGGAGACTTTCGACTGGCGGCGCTTCCTCACCCGGTGGAGCGAGGAATGGGCCGATGCCCAGGGCGACTTCGGGGAGCTGAGCCCGGACGATGCCGAGGACCGGCAGCGCAGATGGCTCGGCGTCGCCCCCGCCACGGGGGCGGACATCGCCGCCATGGAGGCACGGCTCGGGTATGAAATGCCGCCGTCCTACCGGGAGTTCCTGCGGGTCAGTGACGGCTGGCGGCACGCGGGCGGTTTCGTCTGGACGCTGGCCGGCACACGCGAGGCACGCTGGCACGAGGACACGAGCGGCCTCGGTGAAGACTTCGACGAGCTCTGGGGCGACGAGGACGGTCCGGAGGAGGTCCGGGCGCAGGTCGGACTCTGGTCCCGCGGGCTCCAGTTGGACGTCGAGTCGGACGCCACCTACGTACTGCTCGACCCGGAGGACGTGGGACCGGACGGCGAGTGGGCGGTGCGGGTGTGGGCGCACTGGCGGGCCTCCGACCCCGAGCGGTACCCGTCGTTCGCGGCGTTCATGGTCGCCATGCACCAGGAGTTCCACCAACTGGAGAGCGGCCGGGACGGGCAGGACGGCGCCCCCGCGTTCGTCAACGAGACGACCCGCGCGCAGGACGCCGCCGTGGACACGGCCCGGACGGCGGCGCTGCGCGGCCGTCACGAAGAGGCGGCCCGGCTCCTGGAAGAGGCCCAGAAGTACGGCCGGCCGCACGCCAGCGAGCTCCTGCACCAGATCGGGCAGCTGGGCGGGCGACACGCGAATGGCAGGCAGCTCCCGCACCCGGACAACCCCCGTTTCCTCACCGAGCTGCTCCCCCTGCACGCCACTGCTCACCCGGGCGGCGGCCGCCCCATGGATGGCCGGCACTTCGCCGACCCCGAGCTCTTCCCCGACACCGCGCAGGCAGCGGCGGACATCCTGCGCGAGGTGAGCGAGGGGACGTACCGCTACCGGCCCGGTGGCGGGTTCGGCGAGGCGGTCGACGAGGCGCGCGAGCTGGCCCGTTGGGGCGACACCGATGGCGCCTGGCGGATCCTGCGCGCCGCGGTCCCGGTGTGGAAGCCGCTCGGCCCCGACCACATCGCCCCGGTGGGCCTGCTCGCCGACCCTGTGCTCGCCCCACTGCTCACCACCCGGCGGCGCCTGGAACTGCTGGCGACCCCGCGCGGCGGCGAACGGGGCCCGGCCCCGGCCCCTGCCTGCGACAAGGACCCGGGCGGCCTGTCCTGGCTCGCACGGCCCGGAGGGCTGCGACCCGGCCAGTCATCACCCGGCGACTACCGGATGGTCCTGGTCGAGGGGGTCGCCCCGGAGGAACTGCCCGCCCTCCTCGGATCGGCACCCGGCACAGCCCTCTCTCCGCCACTGCGGCGCTGGGACGTCAGCCGTCACCACCGCCCCGGCCGGCGGAGTTCCTCCAGCTACGACGACAAGGCGCTGCTCAGCGTCGGACGGGCGGGGGCGGGCTGGAGCTTCGGAATCGACGACAGCCCCAACGGGTTCTCCACGGACCGGCTCGTCTCCCCCGCGCGGGCCGCCTCCGCCCGCGGCGGCCGGGCGATCGTGGTGTGGGGCCAGTCGGGCCGGGACACCCCGCTCTTCCATGTGTCGGCCGCCCGGGGCGGGACGCCGCTGTACGCGTTCACGGTGCGGGACGGGATGATCGAGGACAGTTCCGGTGACCTTCCCGCCGAACTGGCCCCGGGCCCGCTCGGTTTCGACTCCCCGGGCACGGCCGCCCACACGGCTGCGGCTGCCCGCGCCCTGGACGCCATCGCCGACCGGTACGGAGTCGCTCTGCCGCGCCTCGCCCTCACCAAGGGCCGGCTGCACTCCTTCGAGTCGATGTCCTGGATACGCCCGCCCGGCCCCGGTGAGCCCTACGTGATCATGGGCATCGGCTGA
- a CDS encoding MFS transporter — MDAEASGTRLGPTGPAGLAARAGRKEWTAFVVLLLPLLLVSMDVSVLFFAIPSITRELDPSSTQQLWIFDIYAFALAGLLITMGSLGDRIGRRKLLLFGAAAFGVASVGAAYAQSAEMLIAARAVLGIGGATLMPSTMALIRTMFTDTKQRSRAVGVWSGAMAGGIALGSVMSGVMLEHFWWGSVFLINVPAMVLLLVLVPFLVPEFKDPRPGRFDLLSVPLSMGAVLPVIYGVKEMAAHGFGVPMLLCVLAGPAVGTVFVRRQRSGRSTMISRALFRERGFGAGITLNALAAFAMMGSAYFTTQYLQSVLGMSTMEAALWSMAPSVAVGIAAPAATAVAQRVRRSSVVAAGFVIAAAGFAVLDLTGTDSLWLLLAGAAVSSCGIVTVMALVADMALATAPAEKAGSAASLLETGQEFGGAMGMAVLGSIGTAVYRAGIPASAPGQARQTLGGARAAGGPGLVDLARAAFVHGMHFAAAGGAVLLLAGAVLTVVLLRDRRNAVGHEAAVAAAPAAQRS; from the coding sequence GTGGACGCAGAGGCAAGCGGCACGCGGCTCGGCCCCACCGGCCCGGCGGGCCTGGCCGCCCGCGCCGGGCGCAAGGAGTGGACCGCCTTCGTCGTCCTGCTGCTGCCGCTCCTGCTGGTTTCGATGGATGTGTCCGTCCTGTTCTTCGCCATCCCGTCCATCACCCGGGAGCTCGACCCGAGCAGCACCCAGCAGCTCTGGATCTTCGACATCTACGCCTTCGCGCTGGCCGGGCTGCTCATCACGATGGGCTCGCTGGGCGACCGGATCGGCCGCCGGAAGCTGCTGCTGTTCGGGGCCGCGGCCTTCGGCGTGGCGTCCGTCGGGGCCGCGTACGCGCAGAGCGCCGAGATGCTCATCGCCGCACGGGCCGTGCTCGGCATCGGCGGGGCGACGCTGATGCCCTCCACCATGGCCCTGATCCGCACCATGTTCACCGACACGAAGCAGCGCTCAAGGGCGGTCGGCGTCTGGTCGGGTGCCATGGCCGGTGGGATCGCGCTCGGTTCGGTGATGAGCGGCGTCATGCTGGAGCACTTCTGGTGGGGCTCGGTCTTCCTCATCAACGTGCCCGCGATGGTGTTGCTGCTGGTCCTGGTCCCCTTCCTGGTGCCGGAGTTCAAGGACCCGCGCCCCGGCAGATTCGATCTGCTGAGCGTGCCGCTGTCGATGGGGGCCGTGCTTCCGGTGATCTACGGCGTCAAGGAGATGGCGGCGCACGGCTTCGGTGTCCCGATGCTGCTGTGCGTCCTGGCGGGGCCGGCCGTGGGCACGGTCTTCGTACGGCGGCAGCGCTCGGGCCGCTCCACGATGATCAGTCGTGCGCTGTTCCGCGAGCGCGGGTTCGGCGCCGGGATCACGCTCAACGCGCTGGCCGCGTTCGCCATGATGGGGTCCGCGTACTTCACCACGCAGTACCTCCAGTCGGTGCTGGGGATGAGCACGATGGAGGCCGCCCTCTGGTCCATGGCCCCCTCGGTCGCGGTGGGGATCGCCGCGCCGGCCGCCACCGCGGTCGCGCAGCGGGTGCGGCGGTCCTCTGTGGTGGCCGCCGGTTTCGTCATCGCGGCGGCCGGGTTCGCTGTACTGGATCTCACCGGTACGGATTCGCTGTGGCTGCTGCTGGCCGGTGCAGCCGTCAGCAGCTGCGGCATCGTGACCGTGATGGCGCTGGTCGCCGACATGGCACTCGCCACGGCCCCCGCGGAGAAGGCGGGTTCGGCTGCGTCGCTCCTGGAGACGGGGCAGGAATTCGGCGGGGCGATGGGGATGGCGGTACTCGGCTCGATCGGCACGGCGGTCTACCGCGCCGGCATTCCGGCGTCGGCGCCCGGCCAGGCACGGCAGACGCTGGGCGGGGCCCGCGCCGCGGGGGGCCCGGGTCTGGTGGATCTGGCAAGGGCGGCCTTCGTGCACGGGATGCACTTCGCCGCGGCGGGCGGCGCGGTGCTGCTGCTGGCGGGGGCGGTGCTGACCGTGGTGCTGCTGCGGGACCGGAGGAACGCGGTGGGGCACGAGGCCGCTGTGGCAGCGGCGCCGGCGGCTCAGAGGTCCTGA
- a CDS encoding TetR/AcrR family transcriptional regulator, whose protein sequence is MAAELTAHHRRLAQQKREAITSAATELFLDRGYDGTSLARIAEAAGVSKSTLFKQFPTKAALFEAIVTESWQRDAGDTAARPQAGDLRSGLTAIGHRYADLIGQPRMSGLFRIVIAELPRFPELGRMQFQLGKLPYFASVQHYLESEHEAGNADVPDAESAANQFLGMIANYVLWPRMLLTGWNPAASDIHNAVEQAVQTMLARYTPDPPA, encoded by the coding sequence ATGGCAGCAGAACTCACCGCGCATCACCGCAGGCTCGCCCAGCAGAAGCGCGAGGCGATCACCTCCGCGGCCACAGAACTGTTCTTGGACCGTGGCTACGACGGCACCTCCCTCGCCCGGATCGCCGAAGCGGCCGGAGTCTCGAAGTCCACCCTGTTCAAGCAGTTCCCCACCAAGGCGGCCCTCTTCGAGGCCATCGTCACCGAGTCCTGGCAGCGCGACGCCGGCGATACCGCCGCCCGGCCACAGGCGGGAGATCTGCGCTCCGGGCTGACAGCCATCGGCCACCGCTACGCCGACCTGATCGGCCAGCCCCGCATGTCAGGCCTGTTCCGGATCGTCATCGCCGAACTGCCTCGCTTCCCGGAGCTGGGACGGATGCAGTTCCAGCTCGGCAAACTGCCCTACTTCGCCTCCGTCCAGCACTACCTGGAATCCGAACATGAGGCGGGCAACGCTGATGTGCCCGATGCCGAGAGCGCCGCGAACCAGTTCCTCGGCATGATCGCCAACTACGTCCTGTGGCCCCGCATGCTGCTGACCGGCTGGAACCCCGCAGCCTCCGACATCCACAACGCCGTCGAACAGGCCGTCCAGACCATGCTCGCCAGATACACCCCCGACCCGCCGGCCTGA
- a CDS encoding SDR family oxidoreductase has translation MTIDKIALVTGANRGLGRSAAIALATRGVRVVVTHRGDVAGAEKTAEQVRAVGGTAAVLRLDISDVSSFASFTSELGAQLERWGASRFDILVNNAGVGVFGPLETVTIDDFDTVMGTNVRGTFFLIQSLVPLLAQGGQVINVSTSLTRHTSPATSAYSASKAAVEALSRTLAAELGPRGIRVNSIAPGPTATDFNGGAMRDDAGMRQVLAGQTALGRVGEPEEIGDAIATLASEGLRWVTAQRIEVSGGALL, from the coding sequence ATGACAATCGACAAGATCGCTTTGGTGACCGGGGCGAATCGCGGCCTCGGGCGCAGCGCGGCCATCGCCCTGGCCACACGCGGAGTGCGGGTCGTGGTCACCCACCGCGGCGATGTGGCCGGGGCCGAGAAAACGGCGGAACAGGTCCGGGCCGTGGGCGGGACTGCCGCAGTTCTCCGGCTCGACATCAGCGACGTCTCCTCCTTCGCGTCCTTCACCTCCGAACTGGGCGCGCAGCTGGAGCGATGGGGTGCTTCGCGGTTCGACATCCTGGTCAACAACGCGGGAGTGGGAGTCTTCGGGCCGCTGGAGACTGTCACGATCGACGACTTCGACACGGTGATGGGCACCAACGTCCGGGGCACCTTCTTCCTCATCCAGTCGCTCGTGCCACTGCTGGCCCAGGGTGGCCAGGTCATCAACGTCTCGACGTCACTGACCCGCCACACCAGCCCTGCCACCTCGGCCTACTCCGCCTCGAAGGCCGCCGTCGAAGCTCTGAGCCGCACCCTCGCCGCAGAGCTCGGACCTCGCGGTATCCGGGTCAACTCCATCGCCCCGGGGCCGACCGCCACCGACTTCAACGGCGGGGCGATGCGGGACGACGCCGGAATGCGGCAGGTTCTGGCCGGGCAGACCGCGCTCGGCCGCGTCGGCGAACCTGAGGAGATCGGCGACGCCATCGCTACGCTGGCCTCCGAGGGATTGCGCTGGGTCACCGCCCAGCGCATCGAGGTCTCCGGCGGCGCCCTCCTGTGA
- a CDS encoding IclR family transcriptional regulator: protein MALKPEPTAPFHSVQYALRVLETVSKYGGGVTDADIARETGLPTFHLSALLLMLRREGYVEQVSDGAYIIGDSLVLLGSGATRETALQAKLQNTLDQLRDSVGAAVYISRYIDGEMKITQVADGPLTPAVQEWVDFRSSAHASAAGKCLLNQLDQNARRDHISRHKIARLTSKTITNERVLFSKLDSQPATVPVLDIQEYAVGTVCAAVPLTAGSTVGCLALSLPIEHAHRLRAAADSLNRQAAPVVLSLAL from the coding sequence GTGGCGCTGAAGCCCGAGCCGACCGCGCCGTTCCATTCGGTGCAGTACGCACTGCGCGTGCTGGAGACCGTCTCCAAGTACGGCGGCGGCGTGACCGACGCCGACATCGCACGTGAGACCGGCCTGCCCACCTTCCACCTCTCCGCACTGCTGCTGATGCTGCGCCGCGAGGGGTACGTCGAGCAGGTCAGTGACGGCGCGTACATCATCGGCGACTCGCTGGTCCTGCTCGGCTCCGGCGCCACCCGCGAGACGGCGCTCCAGGCCAAGCTCCAGAACACCCTGGACCAGCTGCGGGACTCGGTGGGTGCCGCCGTCTACATCAGCCGGTACATCGACGGCGAAATGAAGATCACCCAGGTCGCCGACGGCCCGCTGACGCCCGCGGTCCAGGAGTGGGTGGACTTCCGCTCGTCGGCGCACGCCAGCGCGGCGGGCAAGTGCCTGCTGAACCAGCTCGACCAGAACGCCCGCCGCGACCACATCTCGCGCCACAAGATCGCCCGGCTCACCTCGAAGACGATCACCAACGAGCGGGTCCTCTTCTCCAAGCTGGACTCCCAGCCGGCCACGGTTCCGGTGCTGGACATCCAGGAGTACGCGGTGGGCACGGTCTGCGCCGCGGTGCCGCTCACCGCGGGATCCACCGTCGGGTGCCTGGCCCTTTCGCTGCCGATCGAGCATGCCCACCGGCTGCGCGCGGCGGCGGATTCACTGAACCGGCAGGCCGCGCCCGTGGTGCTCTCGCTCGCCCTCTGA
- the ehuA gene encoding ectoine/hydroxyectoine ABC transporter ATP-binding protein EhuA, whose protein sequence is MKTPAKPVTANELIRFDNVTKRFGENTVLDNLCFSVQPGKHVTLIGPSGSGKTTILRLLMTLLKPDEGVITVNGDQLFPSNGEKQIREVRKNIGMVFQQFNLFPNMSVLRNITEAPVRVLGMSKDEASERAKGLLDLVGLGDRADAKPNQLSGGQQQRVAIARALAMRPQVLLLDEVTSALDPELVAGVLDVLRDIARTTDITMLCVTHEMNFARDISDDVLMFDSGKVIESGSPEKIFSDPEHERTREFLSAVL, encoded by the coding sequence ATCAAGACCCCGGCGAAGCCGGTCACCGCGAACGAACTGATCCGCTTCGACAACGTCACGAAGCGGTTCGGTGAGAACACCGTGCTCGACAATCTCTGCTTCTCGGTCCAGCCGGGCAAGCACGTCACCCTCATCGGCCCTTCCGGTTCCGGGAAGACGACGATCCTCAGACTCCTGATGACGTTGCTCAAGCCGGACGAAGGGGTGATCACCGTCAACGGCGACCAGCTCTTCCCGTCGAACGGCGAGAAGCAGATACGCGAGGTGCGCAAGAACATCGGCATGGTGTTCCAGCAGTTCAACCTGTTCCCGAACATGTCGGTGCTGCGCAACATCACCGAGGCTCCGGTCCGGGTCCTCGGGATGTCCAAGGACGAGGCTTCCGAGCGCGCCAAGGGCCTGCTCGACCTGGTCGGACTCGGTGACCGCGCGGACGCCAAGCCGAACCAGCTCTCCGGCGGCCAGCAGCAGCGCGTCGCCATCGCCCGCGCACTCGCGATGCGCCCGCAGGTGCTGCTCCTCGACGAGGTCACATCGGCGCTCGACCCGGAGCTGGTGGCCGGGGTGCTGGACGTGCTGCGCGACATCGCCCGCACGACCGACATCACCATGCTGTGCGTCACCCACGAGATGAACTTCGCCCGGGACATCTCCGACGACGTCCTGATGTTCGATTCCGGGAAGGTGATCGAGTCCGGTTCTCCGGAAAAAATCTTCAGCGACCCGGAGCACGAACGTACACGCGAGTTCCTCAGCGCAGTGCTCTGA
- the ehuD gene encoding ectoine/hydroxyectoine ABC transporter permease subunit EhuD, translating to MNSWDWSAVADFMPRFWDGLLTTLQILVLGSVLSFTLGLVWALGYRVKTRFVRWPVNFITEFIRNTPLLVQLFFLFFVLPEWGIQFSALTTGTVAIGVHYSTYTAQVYRAGIDAVPVGQWEAATALSLPRSRTWTAVILPQAIRRVLPALGNYVIAMLKDTPLVVAISVLDLLGQARLEGGMTFQYNEALTVVGVAFIVIAYPASLLVRALERRLVR from the coding sequence ATGAACAGCTGGGACTGGTCCGCGGTCGCGGACTTCATGCCACGTTTCTGGGACGGGCTGCTCACCACCCTCCAGATCCTGGTGCTCGGCTCGGTGCTCTCCTTCACGCTGGGTCTGGTCTGGGCGCTCGGCTACCGCGTGAAGACGCGTTTCGTACGGTGGCCGGTGAACTTCATCACCGAGTTCATCCGCAACACCCCCTTGCTGGTGCAGCTGTTCTTCCTGTTCTTCGTGCTTCCCGAGTGGGGCATCCAGTTCTCCGCGCTGACCACCGGCACGGTCGCGATCGGCGTGCACTACTCGACGTACACCGCCCAGGTCTACCGGGCCGGCATCGACGCGGTGCCGGTCGGACAGTGGGAGGCGGCCACCGCGCTCTCCCTGCCCCGCAGCCGCACCTGGACCGCGGTGATCCTGCCGCAGGCGATCCGCCGGGTGCTTCCCGCACTCGGCAACTACGTCATCGCGATGCTGAAGGACACTCCCCTGGTCGTCGCGATCAGTGTGCTGGACCTGCTGGGTCAGGCCCGCCTGGAGGGCGGCATGACCTTCCAGTACAACGAGGCGCTCACCGTCGTCGGCGTCGCCTTCATCGTCATCGCCTATCCGGCATCTCTTCTTGTACGAGCCCTGGAGCGCCGCCTTGTCCGCTGA
- the ehuC gene encoding ectoine/hydroxyectoine ABC transporter permease subunit EhuC yields the protein MTSGLWQHWVLPGIWITIQLTLYSAALAVVVAFGIGMARAHRSRVVRFLAGFYTEIFRGTSSLVLMFWIFFVLPNLFGWALVPMWAAVLALGLSYGAYGAEIVRGALNAVAPAQREAGVALNFTPWQRMRLILLPQAIPEMMPPFSNLLIELLKGTALVSLLGVGDVSFAAYLVRLATQESSKIYSVVLVIYFVIAFVLTRGMRALERKTRANLGLTATGGAR from the coding sequence ATGACGTCCGGACTGTGGCAGCACTGGGTGCTTCCGGGCATCTGGATCACCATCCAACTCACCCTCTACAGTGCCGCGCTGGCCGTCGTCGTGGCCTTCGGCATCGGCATGGCCAGGGCGCACCGCTCCCGCGTGGTGCGGTTCCTGGCGGGTTTCTACACGGAGATCTTCCGCGGCACCTCGTCCCTCGTGCTGATGTTCTGGATCTTCTTCGTGCTGCCGAACCTGTTCGGCTGGGCGCTGGTGCCGATGTGGGCCGCGGTGCTCGCCCTGGGTCTCTCGTACGGGGCGTACGGGGCCGAGATCGTCCGCGGCGCGCTGAACGCGGTCGCGCCCGCGCAGCGCGAGGCGGGTGTCGCGCTCAACTTCACCCCGTGGCAGCGGATGCGGCTGATCCTGCTGCCGCAGGCGATACCCGAGATGATGCCGCCGTTCTCGAACCTGCTGATCGAGCTGCTCAAGGGCACGGCGCTGGTCTCGCTGCTCGGCGTCGGAGACGTGTCGTTCGCCGCCTACCTGGTGCGGCTCGCCACTCAGGAGAGCTCCAAGATCTACTCCGTGGTCCTGGTCATCTACTTCGTCATCGCGTTCGTACTCACCCGTGGAATGCGGGCACTTGAGCGCAAGACCCGGGCCAATCTCGGCCTCACGGCCACCGGAGGTGCCCGATGA
- the ehuB gene encoding ectoine/hydroxyectoine ABC transporter substrate-binding protein EhuB, whose protein sequence is MAGLGAAGALGAAGCSRVPTGDTLARLTSQGTVRLGIAGEVPYGYINEQGDFTGEAVELAKIIFKRLGVGHVQPVATDFASLIPGLNSQQFDCVSAGMYINHDRCQQVIFADPEYQMLDAFIVRKGNPKNLHNYQDCVKARAKFATGTAYAEIAYAVAAGYKEKDIVILQDQVAGLNAVESGRVDVFAGTSLTVREVVKKSRKAEATKAFATTIDGKKKIDGGGFTFRRTDTSLRDAFNVEIHKMKKSGELFRVLSRFGFTKDEMTTLTAKELCA, encoded by the coding sequence ATGGCGGGTCTGGGCGCCGCGGGGGCGCTCGGGGCGGCCGGCTGCAGCCGGGTACCGACCGGCGACACACTCGCCAGGCTCACGTCGCAGGGCACGGTCAGGCTCGGCATCGCGGGTGAGGTGCCGTACGGGTACATCAATGAGCAGGGGGACTTCACCGGCGAGGCCGTGGAACTCGCGAAGATAATCTTCAAACGGCTCGGTGTCGGCCATGTCCAGCCGGTGGCCACCGACTTCGCTTCTCTGATACCCGGGCTCAACTCGCAGCAGTTCGACTGCGTTTCGGCCGGGATGTACATCAACCACGACCGCTGCCAGCAGGTCATCTTCGCCGACCCCGAGTACCAGATGCTGGACGCCTTCATCGTCCGCAAGGGCAACCCGAAGAACCTGCACAACTACCAGGACTGTGTGAAGGCCAGGGCGAAGTTCGCCACCGGCACCGCGTACGCCGAGATCGCCTACGCCGTAGCGGCCGGATACAAGGAGAAGGACATCGTCATTCTCCAGGACCAGGTGGCGGGCCTGAACGCCGTCGAGTCCGGCCGGGTCGACGTCTTCGCCGGTACCTCGCTGACCGTTCGCGAGGTGGTGAAGAAGAGCCGCAAGGCCGAGGCCACCAAGGCCTTCGCGACCACGATCGACGGCAAGAAGAAGATCGACGGCGGCGGGTTCACCTTCCGCCGCACCGACACCTCACTCCGTGACGCCTTCAACGTCGAGATCCACAAGATGAAGAAGAGCGGCGAACTCTTCCGGGTGCTCAGTCGGTTCGGGTTCACCAAGGACGAGATGACCACGCTGACGGCCAAGGAGCTGTGCGCATGA